The Euphorbia lathyris chromosome 2, ddEupLath1.1, whole genome shotgun sequence genome includes a window with the following:
- the LOC136217940 gene encoding NADH dehydrogenase [ubiquinone] 1 beta subcomplex subunit 10-B yields the protein MGRRKGVAEFEESAPDDFDPSKPYKDPVAMLEMREHIVREKWIDIEKAKILREKLRWCYRIEGINHLQKCRHLVQQYLDSTRGIGWGKDHRPASLHGPKVEAAESE from the exons ATGGGGAGGAGGAAGGGAGTAGCAGAATTCGAGGAATCGGCACCGGATGACTTCGATCCATCGAAACCGTATAAGGACCCGGTTGCGATGCTCGAGATGAGGGAGCACATTGTAAGGGAGAAGTGGATCGACATAGAGAAAGCCAAAATCTTGAGGGAGAAACTCAGGTGGTGCTACCGCATCGAAGGCATTAATCACCTCCAGAAGTGCCGCCACCTCGTTCAACAGTACCTTGATTCCACCCGCGGGATTGGCTGGGGCAAAGACCATCGTCCTGCCTCTCTTCAcg GTCCCAAGGTGGAGGCAGCTGAGTCTGAATGA